From a region of the Butyrivibrio sp. AE3004 genome:
- a CDS encoding aminotransferase class I/II-fold pyridoxal phosphate-dependent enzyme encodes MRNPLSEKIVDIKPSGIRKFFDVVKTIDGAISLGVGEPDFDTPWHIRDEGIYSLEKGRTFYTSNSGLRELKVEICNYLQRRQNTSYDPDTQVLVTVGGSEAIDLAIRAMVNPGEEVLIPQPSYVSYEPCAILAGATPVIIELKEENEFRLTADEILEHVTDKTKLLVLPFPNNPTGAIMEKADLEAIAKVIIEKDIYVISDEIYSELTYTDKHISIVEIPGMYERTILINGFSKAYAMTGWRLGYACGPEIIIEQMTKIHQFAIMCAPTTSQYAAVEALKNGDDDVAMMRNQYNQRRRYLIHELRNMGLPCFEPFGAFYIFPCIKQFGMSSDEFATRLLQEEKLAVVPGNAFGDCGEGFIRISYAYSLEDLKKAMERLRNFIQKLG; translated from the coding sequence ATGAGGAATCCGCTATCTGAGAAAATTGTAGACATAAAGCCCTCGGGAATTCGTAAGTTTTTTGACGTTGTAAAGACTATAGACGGAGCAATATCACTTGGTGTGGGCGAACCCGATTTTGACACGCCCTGGCATATTCGCGATGAGGGCATATATTCTCTGGAAAAGGGACGCACTTTTTATACATCGAATTCCGGACTCAGAGAACTTAAAGTAGAAATTTGTAATTATTTACAGCGCAGACAAAACACATCATATGACCCGGATACACAAGTTCTTGTAACGGTAGGTGGTTCAGAGGCGATTGATCTTGCTATAAGAGCAATGGTGAATCCCGGAGAAGAAGTACTGATACCACAACCAAGTTATGTATCATATGAACCATGCGCCATTCTTGCAGGTGCTACTCCGGTTATTATTGAGCTTAAAGAGGAAAATGAATTCAGACTTACAGCAGATGAGATTCTGGAGCATGTTACCGATAAGACAAAGCTTTTGGTGCTTCCTTTCCCTAATAATCCTACCGGAGCAATTATGGAAAAGGCAGATCTTGAAGCCATTGCCAAGGTGATAATTGAAAAGGATATTTACGTTATTTCTGATGAGATCTATAGCGAACTTACATATACCGATAAGCATATTTCAATAGTTGAGATACCGGGAATGTATGAGCGTACTATACTGATAAATGGTTTCTCTAAGGCTTATGCCATGACAGGATGGAGACTTGGATATGCATGCGGACCGGAAATTATTATTGAGCAAATGACAAAAATTCATCAGTTTGCCATAATGTGTGCGCCTACAACCAGCCAGTATGCTGCGGTCGAGGCTCTTAAAAATGGTGATGACGATGTGGCGATGATGAGAAATCAGTACAATCAGAGACGAAGATATCTGATCCATGAACTTAGAAATATGGGATTACCGTGCTTTGAACCATTTGGTGCTTTTTATATATTCCCTTGCATAAAGCAGTTTGGAATGTCAAGTGATGAGTTTGCTACAAGATTATTGCAGGAAGAGAAGCTCGCGGTTGTTCCCGGAAATGCGTTTGGTGATTGTGGAGAAGGATTTATCAGAATTTCCTATGCATATTCACTTGAGGATCTGAAAAAGGCTATGGAAAGGCTTAGAAACTTTATTCAGAAGTTGGGATAA
- a CDS encoding glycoside hydrolase family 3 C-terminal domain-containing protein, whose protein sequence is MATDVKKLVSEMTLEEKAGLCGGADFWHTKAVERLGIPRVMMSDGPHGLRKQDEEGDHLGINDSIKAVCFPAACATASSFDTDMIKKMGEAIGDECQAENLSIVLGPAVNIKRSPLCGRNFEYFSEDPYLAGKMAAAYINGVQSRHVGTSIKHFALNNQEYFRMSNSSEVSERAMREIYFPAFEIAVKEAQPKTVMCSYNKINGTYSADNEWLLTKVLRDDWGFEGYVMTDWGAVDDRVQGIRAGLELEMPGDSSVNDAKIVAAVKDGSLDEKLVDRACERILKVVYDYLDNKKDDVVFDRDADHEKAVEAAVECGVLLENNGILPLDPSKKIVYIGEYAESPRYQGGGSSHINASKVTSALDSAKAKGRNVKYVMGFPGQKDEPLDKGELEKAIAAAKEADVVVVFAGLPDVIESEGYDRANMNMPAAQNELIEAVAAVNENTMVVLHNGSPVETPWADNVAGILEMYLAGQGVGEATDQLLYGEKNPSGHLAETFPLRVQDNPSYLNFNTDPEKCHYAEDIYVGYRYYDKKMMPVRWAFGYGLSYTTFELSNMKLSSDKMTDDSKIKVCVDVKNTGNVTGKEVVQLYVGDLNGTFDRPVKELKGFVKVEVAPGESKTVEMEIDARALSYFEESMGDWFAPSGKYELLVGNSSDNITLREEISFETNKVKPMRCDSSLTIGELMANPATKPIIDEMMKKAAENSPFGDPNEAVGDEMMEAMMRFMPLKSVMSFGMMSEKDMEQLLCAISAKLGQK, encoded by the coding sequence ATGGCTACAGACGTAAAGAAACTTGTATCTGAAATGACATTGGAAGAAAAAGCCGGACTTTGCGGAGGTGCGGATTTTTGGCATACAAAAGCAGTTGAAAGATTGGGAATACCGAGAGTTATGATGTCTGATGGACCTCATGGTCTTCGTAAACAGGATGAGGAAGGCGATCATCTTGGAATAAATGACAGTATCAAGGCAGTTTGCTTCCCTGCTGCATGCGCTACAGCATCAAGCTTTGATACTGATATGATAAAAAAGATGGGAGAAGCAATCGGTGATGAGTGTCAGGCTGAGAATCTTTCAATAGTTTTGGGACCTGCGGTAAATATCAAAAGAAGTCCGCTTTGCGGAAGAAATTTTGAGTATTTTTCAGAAGATCCTTATCTTGCAGGAAAAATGGCAGCAGCCTATATCAATGGTGTTCAAAGCCGTCATGTAGGTACAAGTATTAAGCATTTTGCTTTAAACAACCAGGAGTATTTCCGCATGAGTAATTCCTCTGAGGTTTCAGAGAGAGCTATGAGAGAGATTTATTTCCCTGCTTTTGAGATAGCAGTTAAGGAAGCTCAGCCCAAGACAGTAATGTGCTCCTACAATAAAATTAATGGCACATATTCTGCAGATAACGAATGGCTTCTTACAAAGGTTCTCAGAGACGATTGGGGATTTGAAGGCTATGTAATGACAGACTGGGGCGCAGTTGATGACAGAGTGCAGGGAATAAGAGCCGGACTTGAACTTGAGATGCCAGGTGATTCCTCAGTGAATGATGCCAAGATTGTAGCAGCGGTTAAGGACGGAAGTCTTGATGAAAAGCTTGTTGACAGAGCTTGTGAGAGAATCCTTAAGGTTGTATACGATTACCTTGATAATAAAAAGGACGATGTAGTTTTCGACAGGGATGCGGATCATGAAAAGGCAGTTGAAGCTGCAGTTGAGTGTGGTGTACTTCTTGAGAATAACGGAATATTGCCACTGGATCCTTCCAAAAAGATTGTTTATATCGGTGAATATGCAGAAAGCCCAAGATATCAGGGCGGTGGATCAAGTCATATAAATGCATCAAAGGTGACAAGCGCACTTGATTCAGCTAAAGCTAAGGGAAGAAATGTAAAGTATGTTATGGGATTCCCCGGACAGAAGGATGAGCCGCTTGACAAGGGAGAGCTTGAGAAGGCAATTGCAGCAGCAAAAGAGGCTGATGTGGTAGTTGTTTTTGCAGGACTTCCCGATGTCATAGAATCTGAAGGCTATGATCGTGCGAATATGAATATGCCTGCTGCACAGAATGAGTTAATTGAAGCAGTAGCAGCTGTTAATGAGAATACGATGGTTGTACTTCATAACGGAAGCCCTGTAGAGACTCCATGGGCTGACAATGTTGCGGGTATCCTTGAGATGTACCTTGCAGGACAGGGTGTCGGAGAAGCTACGGATCAGCTTCTTTACGGTGAAAAGAATCCAAGCGGACATCTTGCTGAGACATTCCCCTTAAGAGTTCAGGATAATCCGTCATATCTCAACTTTAATACTGATCCGGAGAAGTGCCATTATGCAGAGGATATCTATGTAGGCTATCGTTATTATGATAAAAAGATGATGCCTGTAAGATGGGCCTTCGGATATGGACTTTCTTATACGACCTTTGAACTTTCAAATATGAAGCTGTCATCAGATAAAATGACAGATGATTCAAAGATAAAAGTATGCGTAGACGTTAAAAATACCGGAAATGTCACAGGTAAAGAAGTTGTTCAGCTTTATGTCGGAGATCTCAACGGAACCTTTGACAGACCTGTTAAGGAGCTTAAGGGATTTGTAAAGGTTGAAGTAGCTCCCGGCGAAAGCAAAACCGTAGAGATGGAGATTGATGCAAGAGCACTCTCATATTTTGAAGAGTCAATGGGTGACTGGTTTGCTCCTTCAGGAAAATATGAACTTCTTGTTGGTAATTCCAGCGATAATATTACTCTTCGAGAAGAGATTAGCTTTGAAACAAACAAAGTTAAACCCATGAGATGTGATTCCTCACTTACCATCGGTGAACTTATGGCAAATCCGGCAACAAAGCCTATCATTGATGAAATGATGAAAAAAGCTGCTGAAAATTCACCTTTTGGAGATCCAAATGAAGCAGTGGGCGATGAGATGATGGAAGCTATGATGAGATTTATGCCACTTAAGTCTGTAATGTCATTTGGCATGATGAGCGAAAAAGATATGGAGCAGCTTTTGTGCGCTATAAGCGCTAAACTCGGCCAAAAGTAA
- a CDS encoding 3'-5' exoribonuclease YhaM family protein — translation MRFIKDFNSGDRVADIYFCKHIQAATTKNGKTYYSVILQDRTGTVDAKVWDPNSEGIDDFGSLEYIDVYGEVTSFNGALQVNIKRARLCHEGEYDESLYLPVSSKNNDEMFNELLGIINTVKNHYLKELLDALFVKDEEFIRSFRKSSAAKSVHHGFVGGLLEHTLSVTKMCDYFSKSYPAINRDLLITAAICHDIGKTRELSLFPLNDYTDEGQFIGHIVVGSEMIAEKVKDINDFPVLLKQELQHCILAHHGKYEYGSPKMPAIIEALALHLADNTDAKLETFTEILNNTNEVGWLGYNRLMESNLFDTRVES, via the coding sequence ATGAGATTTATCAAGGATTTTAATTCCGGAGACAGAGTTGCGGATATTTATTTTTGCAAGCATATTCAGGCTGCAACGACAAAGAACGGAAAAACCTATTATTCTGTTATTCTACAGGATAGAACAGGAACAGTAGATGCTAAGGTCTGGGATCCCAATAGTGAGGGAATAGATGATTTCGGATCGCTGGAATATATTGACGTTTATGGTGAAGTTACAAGTTTTAATGGTGCACTTCAGGTAAATATAAAAAGAGCACGTTTATGCCATGAGGGCGAGTATGACGAGTCTCTTTATCTTCCTGTGTCTTCCAAAAACAATGATGAAATGTTCAATGAACTTCTCGGAATTATTAATACAGTAAAAAATCATTATTTGAAAGAACTATTGGATGCACTATTTGTTAAGGACGAGGAATTTATAAGATCATTTCGCAAGTCATCGGCTGCAAAGTCTGTTCATCATGGTTTTGTAGGTGGACTTTTGGAACATACCTTAAGCGTGACCAAGATGTGCGATTATTTTTCAAAGTCATATCCTGCAATTAACAGAGATCTTTTAATTACTGCCGCTATTTGTCATGACATAGGAAAGACAAGAGAACTTTCGCTGTTTCCCTTAAATGATTATACAGATGAAGGACAGTTTATAGGGCATATTGTAGTGGGAAGTGAGATGATAGCAGAGAAGGTAAAGGATATTAATGATTTTCCTGTTCTTTTGAAGCAGGAGCTTCAGCACTGCATATTGGCTCATCATGGTAAATATGAGTATGGATCCCCAAAGATGCCGGCTATTATTGAAGCATTGGCGTTGCACCTTGCTGATAATACTGATGCCAAACTTGAAACTTTTACAGAGATACTTAACAATACAAATGAAGTAGGTTGGCTCGGATATAACAGACTAATGGAGAGCAATCTATTTGATACCAGGGTTGAATCATAA
- a CDS encoding endonuclease MutS2, with protein MNEKVLHVLEYDKIIEQLSEHATSEPGKRMCRELLPSSDIREIQRNQKKTEAAIARIFKKGSVSFGSNRDISGYLKALKIGSSLDAPQLLNIAGFLDNVNRVKSYGRSDKDEESRDVLSDLFDGLEPLTPVSAEIRRCIISEDEISSDASPALRHIRRDIQITGDRIHDQLGKMVNGSLRTYLQEAVVTMRGDRYCIPIKAEYKNQVNGIVHDQSSSGSTLFIEPAVVVELNNKIRELVGLEKAEIEVILARISAEVGGYLTALSDDSAIMTELDFVFAKASLALSQNAITPIFNENHYFNIIKGRHPLLDKKKAVPIDVYAGKDFDMIIITGPNTGGKTVTLKTVGLLTLMGQAGLAIPAGDRSELSVFNEIYADIGDEQSIEQSLSTFSSHMTNTVHILENADENSLCLFDELGAGTDPTEGAALAISILNFLHERGIRTMATTHYSELKVYALTTDGIQNASCEFDVESLRPTYRLLIGIPGKSNAFAISKRLGLSQEIIDAAGEQISQDNRKFEDLLTDLERSRVTIENERLEIEKYRKEVEKLKEELQGKQTKLEESRDNILRKAHEEARAILQEAKDSADETIRTIRKAEAGIPMQELEKARQSINKQISDKNQKLWDKNKPKTVNHKKLKPTQIHIGDAVRIISMGMKGTISTKPDKDGNVMVQCGIMKSRAHIDDLELIKEESGKDQMKKFYGQHKMDLSGAKNIKTELNLIGLNSADAIAELDKYLDNAYVSHLPSVRIVHGKGSGILRKAVHDHLKAAPYVKSFKLGEFGEGDSGVTIVTFIK; from the coding sequence ATGAATGAAAAGGTTTTACACGTATTAGAGTACGACAAAATTATTGAACAGCTTTCAGAACATGCAACCTCTGAGCCCGGAAAAAGAATGTGCAGAGAACTGCTACCTTCCTCTGATATAAGAGAAATACAGAGAAATCAGAAAAAGACAGAGGCTGCAATAGCAAGAATATTTAAAAAAGGATCTGTTTCCTTTGGAAGTAACAGGGATATATCGGGATACCTTAAGGCACTTAAAATCGGTAGTTCCCTGGATGCACCACAGCTTTTGAACATTGCAGGCTTTTTGGATAATGTAAACAGGGTAAAAAGCTATGGAAGATCAGATAAGGATGAAGAATCAAGAGATGTTCTTTCTGATCTTTTTGACGGACTAGAGCCATTGACACCTGTTTCGGCAGAGATAAGGCGCTGCATTATTTCTGAAGATGAGATTTCCTCTGATGCAAGTCCTGCACTCAGACACATAAGAAGAGATATTCAGATTACAGGTGACAGAATTCATGACCAGCTTGGAAAAATGGTAAATGGATCACTGCGCACCTATCTTCAGGAAGCGGTTGTTACAATGAGAGGTGACCGCTATTGTATACCAATCAAGGCAGAATATAAGAACCAGGTTAACGGAATAGTTCACGATCAGTCATCTTCAGGATCCACCTTATTTATTGAGCCTGCAGTTGTGGTTGAATTAAACAATAAAATAAGAGAACTGGTAGGTTTGGAAAAGGCAGAGATAGAGGTGATTCTTGCCAGAATTTCCGCAGAAGTAGGTGGATATCTGACGGCATTGTCAGATGATTCTGCTATTATGACGGAGCTTGACTTTGTTTTTGCCAAGGCATCGCTTGCCCTTTCACAAAATGCGATAACTCCGATATTTAATGAGAACCATTATTTTAATATCATTAAGGGAAGACATCCTCTTCTTGATAAAAAGAAGGCAGTTCCCATTGATGTTTATGCCGGGAAAGATTTTGATATGATCATAATCACCGGTCCTAATACCGGTGGTAAGACCGTAACACTTAAGACTGTGGGATTACTCACACTAATGGGACAGGCAGGACTGGCTATTCCTGCAGGAGACAGATCAGAGCTTTCTGTTTTTAATGAAATTTATGCTGATATCGGAGATGAGCAGAGTATAGAGCAAAGCCTGTCTACATTCTCATCACATATGACTAATACCGTACATATTCTGGAGAATGCTGATGAGAATTCACTGTGTCTGTTTGATGAGCTTGGTGCCGGAACAGATCCTACTGAAGGTGCCGCATTGGCAATATCTATTCTTAATTTCCTTCATGAGCGTGGGATCAGAACAATGGCAACAACGCATTACAGCGAATTGAAAGTGTATGCTCTTACGACGGATGGAATTCAGAATGCCAGCTGTGAGTTTGATGTAGAATCTCTTAGACCTACATACAGATTGTTAATAGGCATACCCGGTAAAAGTAATGCTTTTGCTATTTCCAAGAGATTGGGACTTTCACAGGAAATAATTGATGCTGCAGGTGAACAGATCAGTCAGGATAATCGTAAATTTGAGGATCTGCTAACAGATCTTGAACGCAGCAGAGTAACTATTGAAAATGAACGTCTTGAAATAGAAAAATATCGTAAAGAAGTAGAGAAGCTTAAAGAGGAATTGCAAGGTAAGCAGACAAAGCTTGAGGAATCCAGGGACAATATTCTTCGTAAAGCACATGAAGAGGCACGTGCAATCCTTCAGGAGGCTAAGGATTCTGCAGATGAAACTATAAGGACAATTCGTAAAGCAGAGGCCGGGATTCCGATGCAGGAGCTCGAGAAGGCCAGACAAAGTATAAATAAGCAGATATCCGACAAAAATCAGAAGTTATGGGATAAGAATAAGCCAAAAACTGTAAATCATAAGAAGCTTAAGCCTACCCAGATCCATATTGGTGATGCAGTACGAATTATTTCTATGGGAATGAAGGGAACTATCAGCACAAAACCCGATAAAGATGGGAATGTCATGGTTCAGTGCGGAATTATGAAATCCAGAGCCCATATTGATGATCTTGAGCTTATAAAAGAAGAGAGCGGTAAAGATCAGATGAAGAAGTTCTACGGACAACATAAGATGGATCTGTCAGGGGCAAAGAACATAAAGACCGAGCTTAATCTTATAGGCTTGAATAGTGCGGATGCTATTGCAGAACTTGATAAATATCTGGATAATGCATATGTTTCTCATCTTCCTTCGGTCAGAATTGTACACGGAAAGGGATCGGGAATACTCAGGAAGGCAGTTCATGATCATCTTAAGGCAGCTCCTTATGTCAAATCATTTAAACTTGGAGAATTTGGCGAAGGAGACTCCGGAGTAACTATAGTGACATTTATTAAATAA
- a CDS encoding helix-turn-helix domain-containing protein — MAKKLTDITGNNVSVMQDISGVTDITDAGNLQKNLSFLEKTIRDDYREIISSVDSHIFMTQDTPGADNGTRRIQEKALYYYVSSGDITKIDEIIATSIESTDRFPGPDSSIYGDVSDDPVLYSKYMLIASVTLATRAAIDGGLAEHIAYAISDGFLRHMDRLTNIQKINMLSNKALRTLTYAVHDYNFRNCSLITKTCCDYILRHLHDNIKMSTLSEVSHRSSNYISDLFQKELGVRPTVFIRDKKLEYAKAMLETTDLPVSAVSDLLAFPCTSSFITYFRKKYGTTPLQYRSRSSSV, encoded by the coding sequence ATGGCAAAGAAACTAACTGATATAACTGGCAATAATGTCTCAGTAATGCAGGATATTTCTGGCGTTACTGACATTACTGATGCCGGAAATCTGCAAAAAAATCTGTCATTTCTTGAGAAAACCATAAGAGACGATTACAGAGAAATAATTTCCTCAGTAGACAGTCATATTTTCATGACTCAGGATACGCCCGGAGCTGATAACGGAACCAGACGAATTCAGGAAAAGGCTCTGTATTACTATGTTTCTTCCGGAGATATAACAAAAATAGATGAAATAATAGCCACCTCCATAGAATCCACAGACAGATTTCCCGGTCCTGACAGCTCTATCTACGGTGATGTATCGGATGATCCCGTTCTTTATTCAAAATATATGCTGATTGCCAGTGTTACACTTGCTACGAGAGCTGCAATAGACGGAGGACTTGCAGAGCATATCGCCTATGCTATAAGTGATGGCTTCTTACGTCACATGGACAGACTTACGAATATCCAGAAAATCAACATGCTTAGCAATAAGGCTCTACGGACCTTAACTTATGCTGTACATGACTATAATTTTCGTAATTGCAGTCTTATTACCAAGACATGCTGCGACTATATTCTCCGCCATCTGCATGACAATATCAAAATGAGTACTTTGTCGGAAGTGTCCCATCGTTCATCCAATTACATTTCCGATCTTTTCCAAAAGGAACTTGGTGTCAGGCCCACAGTTTTCATTAGAGATAAAAAGCTCGAATATGCTAAAGCAATGCTTGAAACCACAGATCTGCCTGTCAGCGCCGTATCTGATCTGTTGGCCTTTCCATGCACCAGTAGTTTCATAACTTACTTTAGAAAAAAATACGGAACCACCCCTCTGCAATATCGCAGCAGGAGCAGTTCCGTGTAA
- a CDS encoding S1C family serine protease — protein sequence MEYKNNNSEEVKLDPEKSPIKRADFMREKIKQRPINKKKLLRRTLITVTMAIVFGVVACLTFVFLSPVINNKLYPEETPAPIALTEETVTDEMQPEDMYADDNAIAAEAASVAIDMASSELSRMQQEMSSYHIDSSDYIEMYASLRSVATNTAKGVVTVTSIQSDTNWINNPYESKGQSSGVIVADNGAEYMILALTSAISDAESLQVTFFDGNKADAYLKMSDSVTGLSVLAVKNTSVPDKTKEKLIVAPLGSSNSGVVTGTPVIAIGSPTGIQGSITYGFITSGNSALDLADSNYMLLTTDMNGSSNASGAIINLAGAVVGIIDMNYNNSSMPNALCAVGITELRSLIEDLSNKKGRVYLGIHGQTVPKELQEGENIPAGAYVIRTDMDSPAMVAGVQSGDIITAVNGEEVTGYDVFISKIRSVKPGTTISLNLMRQAAEGYLELSIEIETANSAVGEE from the coding sequence ATGGAATATAAAAATAATAATTCGGAAGAAGTAAAGCTTGATCCGGAGAAGAGTCCTATAAAAAGAGCTGATTTTATGAGGGAGAAGATAAAGCAGCGCCCCATAAACAAGAAAAAACTTTTGCGTAGGACTCTTATTACCGTGACCATGGCTATAGTTTTCGGAGTAGTTGCCTGTCTTACATTTGTTTTTCTTTCACCTGTGATAAACAATAAATTGTATCCGGAGGAAACACCCGCACCGATAGCGCTTACGGAAGAGACAGTTACCGATGAGATGCAGCCTGAGGACATGTATGCTGATGATAATGCAATTGCGGCAGAGGCTGCCAGTGTTGCAATAGACATGGCATCTTCTGAGCTTTCAAGGATGCAACAGGAGATGAGTTCATATCATATAGACTCATCGGACTACATTGAAATGTATGCATCACTTAGATCTGTAGCTACCAATACCGCAAAGGGTGTAGTAACTGTCACATCAATACAATCTGACACGAACTGGATCAATAATCCATATGAGAGCAAAGGACAAAGCTCAGGTGTCATAGTGGCGGATAATGGTGCAGAATACATGATTCTTGCGCTTACTTCCGCAATAAGTGATGCTGAATCACTACAGGTTACTTTTTTTGACGGTAATAAGGCTGATGCATATCTGAAGATGAGTGACTCTGTTACAGGATTATCCGTATTAGCAGTAAAAAACACTTCCGTACCTGACAAGACAAAAGAAAAACTCATAGTAGCACCGCTGGGAAGCTCAAATTCCGGAGTAGTTACAGGAACACCGGTTATAGCAATTGGCAGCCCTACAGGAATACAGGGATCCATAACCTATGGATTTATCACTTCCGGAAATTCAGCCCTGGATCTTGCGGATTCTAATTATATGCTGCTTACTACAGATATGAATGGAAGTAGTAATGCAAGTGGAGCTATCATTAATCTGGCAGGAGCGGTTGTTGGAATAATTGATATGAATTATAACAACTCGAGTATGCCAAATGCACTTTGTGCGGTTGGTATTACGGAGTTGCGTTCTCTTATAGAAGATCTTTCCAACAAAAAGGGGCGTGTATATCTGGGGATACATGGACAGACTGTACCAAAGGAACTTCAGGAAGGTGAGAATATTCCTGCGGGAGCATATGTAATACGAACAGATATGGATTCGCCTGCAATGGTTGCCGGGGTACAGAGCGGAGATATTATCACAGCTGTAAACGGTGAAGAAGTGACAGGCTATGATGTATTCATATCAAAAATAAGATCAGTAAAACCGGGTACAACTATAAGCCTTAATCTTATGAGACAGGCAGCAGAGGGGTATCTTGAGTTATCGATAGAAATAGAAACAGCTAATTCGGCTGTAGGCGAGGAGTAA
- a CDS encoding Lrp/AsnC family transcriptional regulator, which translates to MVNREELLRTIDKNSRIGISELAVLLAASEIDVANELRALEDEGIICGYHTMIDWSKTSIDKVMALIEVKVTPQRGIGFDSIAERIYKYPEVTSVYLMSGGFDLMVMLEGKTLKEVASFVTNKLSPLDTVLSCSTHFILQKYKEHGTILAKKFDDTREKITP; encoded by the coding sequence ATGGTAAACAGAGAAGAATTACTTCGTACAATTGACAAAAACAGCCGAATTGGCATTTCAGAACTGGCGGTATTACTGGCGGCCTCTGAGATTGATGTTGCGAATGAGCTTCGGGCACTTGAGGATGAAGGAATTATCTGTGGTTATCATACCATGATTGACTGGTCTAAGACATCAATCGATAAGGTAATGGCTCTGATAGAAGTTAAGGTAACACCTCAGAGAGGTATAGGCTTTGACTCTATAGCTGAGAGAATCTATAAATATCCAGAAGTTACAAGTGTATATCTTATGTCAGGCGGTTTTGATCTCATGGTTATGCTTGAAGGAAAAACTCTTAAAGAGGTAGCAAGCTTTGTTACCAATAAGTTATCGCCTCTTGATACTGTTCTTAGTTGCTCAACACATTTCATTTTACAGAAATATAAAGAGCACGGGACAATTCTTGCAAAAAAATTTGATGATACAAGGGAGAAGATCACGCCATGA
- a CDS encoding response regulator transcription factor, with protein MVAKQKILIVDDDNNIAELISLYLIKECFDTLIVGDGESALEAFDTFQPNLVLLDLMLPGIDGYQVCRELRTRSQTPIIMLSAKGEVFDKVLGLEMGADDYMEKPFDSKELVARVKAVLRRYKPIVTEPEPSDDKVVKYQDLEINMTNYSVNYQGSRVDMPPKELELLYFLASSPNRVFTREQLLDQIWGYEYVGDTRTVDVHIKRLREKIKDHETWRIATIWGIGYKFEVS; from the coding sequence ATGGTAGCAAAACAAAAAATACTAATTGTAGATGATGATAACAACATAGCAGAGTTAATATCACTCTACCTAATCAAGGAATGCTTTGATACATTGATAGTCGGTGATGGTGAGTCGGCACTTGAGGCATTTGATACTTTTCAACCTAATCTGGTTTTGCTTGATCTTATGCTACCGGGAATAGACGGATACCAGGTATGCAGGGAATTAAGAACCAGATCTCAGACACCAATAATTATGCTTTCTGCAAAAGGAGAAGTGTTTGATAAGGTATTGGGACTGGAGATGGGGGCAGATGATTATATGGAAAAGCCCTTTGATTCCAAGGAGCTTGTTGCAAGAGTGAAGGCAGTCCTTAGACGATATAAGCCGATTGTTACCGAACCAGAACCGTCAGATGATAAGGTTGTGAAATATCAGGATCTGGAGATTAACATGACAAATTATTCTGTTAATTATCAAGGTTCAAGAGTAGATATGCCTCCAAAGGAACTTGAGCTTTTGTATTTTCTTGCTTCTTCTCCAAATCGTGTATTTACAAGAGAACAGCTTCTTGATCAGATATGGGGATATGAATATGTGGGAGATACCAGAACGGTCGATGTTCATATTAAGCGTCTCCGCGAAAAAATAAAGGATCATGAGACCTGGAGAATAGCAACAATTTGGGGAATTGGTTATAAATTTGAGGTCTCATGA